From one Thermanaeromonas sp. C210 genomic stretch:
- a CDS encoding ABC transporter ATP-binding protein, translated as MVLLETKDLTLAFGGLSAVSRVNLTIREGELVGLIGPNGAGKTTVFNLLTGIYRPQHGDILWQGRSLVGMRPFQITQLGVARTFQNIRLFGELTVLDNLTISCHWHSRYPLLGAVLRLPSYYRHEGEMRRRAEELLELFGLKQYASEKAKNLPYGEQRRLEIARALAARPRLLLLDEPAAGMNPQETQALMDFIRWLRQEFSLSILLIEHDMSLVMNLCERIYALDYGEVIAEGTPGEIRRHPRVIEAYLGEEVAPALVGA; from the coding sequence GTGGTACTATTGGAGACTAAAGACCTTACCCTGGCCTTCGGAGGCCTGTCCGCCGTGTCCAGGGTCAACCTGACCATCAGGGAGGGGGAGCTGGTAGGCCTCATCGGCCCCAACGGGGCCGGCAAGACCACGGTCTTCAATCTCCTGACGGGGATCTATCGCCCCCAACACGGGGATATCCTGTGGCAGGGGCGTAGTCTGGTGGGCATGCGTCCCTTCCAGATAACCCAGCTGGGCGTGGCCCGTACCTTCCAGAACATCCGCCTCTTCGGGGAGCTGACCGTCCTGGATAACCTCACCATATCTTGCCACTGGCATAGCCGGTACCCCTTGCTGGGGGCCGTCCTGCGCCTTCCCTCCTACTACCGGCATGAAGGAGAGATGCGCCGCCGGGCCGAGGAACTCCTGGAACTCTTCGGCCTGAAGCAGTATGCCAGTGAAAAGGCTAAAAACCTGCCCTACGGCGAGCAGCGCAGGCTGGAGATCGCCCGGGCCCTGGCCGCCCGCCCGCGCCTGCTCCTCCTGGATGAACCGGCGGCGGGAATGAACCCCCAAGAGACCCAGGCCCTCATGGACTTCATCCGCTGGCTGCGGCAGGAATTCTCCTTGAGCATCCTCCTGATAGAGCATGACATGTCCCTGGTCATGAATCTCTGCGAAAGGATTTATGCCCTGGACTACGGCGAGGTAATCGCCGAGGGAACCCCGGGGGAGATCCGACGCCATCCGCGGGTCATAGAGGCCTACCTGGGTGAGGAGGTGGCTCCGGCCCTTGTTGGTGCTTAA
- a CDS encoding DUF1858 domain-containing protein yields MTITKDMSITEVVSKYPQTVPVFMEHGMGCLGCAAARFENIEQGAMAHGIDVDKLIEDLNKAVQGK; encoded by the coding sequence TTGACCATTACCAAGGATATGAGCATTACTGAAGTGGTAAGCAAGTATCCCCAGACCGTGCCCGTGTTTATGGAGCACGGCATGGGTTGCCTGGGTTGTGCTGCAGCCCGGTTTGAAAATATCGAACAGGGGGCTATGGCCCACGGCATAGATGTGGATAAACTAATTGAAGACCTGAATAAGGCCGTACAAGGGAAATAA
- a CDS encoding ABC transporter substrate-binding protein, producing MRSLRKILFLGVSLLLLALLTACGQAQKSQGSGDQTGEQQGETIKVGLNLELSGQVATYGTNIKNGILLALEEINAAGGVLGKKLEPVILDNASKAEEAMSVASKLVEEGVVAILGPATTGATKACIPVAMDNQIPLISPSATALDVTYDPQAKKVRDFIFRTCFTDPPQAIVGAEFAFNELGAKKAAILYDIGNDYSKGLYRVFKEEFTKLGGEIVAEGSFSENDQDFRPLLTRASQAGAELIYVPAYYGQVGKIIAQARELGIRVPMLGADGWDSPELVNLAGGAENLKDTYFTNHYSPADPSEKVQAFVKAYKEKYNAEPDAFAALGYETAHMLADAIKRAGKADPVAIKDALAATKDFEGITGRLSMDANHNPVKEVSIIAMVDGKQTLKTKKMAPEVKVD from the coding sequence GTGAGGAGCCTGCGGAAAATACTCTTCCTCGGAGTGTCCCTGTTGCTCTTGGCCCTTCTGACCGCCTGTGGACAGGCCCAGAAGAGCCAGGGGAGCGGCGACCAGACAGGGGAGCAGCAAGGCGAGACCATTAAAGTAGGTCTCAACCTGGAACTTTCCGGCCAGGTGGCTACTTACGGTACGAATATTAAAAACGGGATCCTGCTGGCCCTAGAAGAGATTAACGCGGCTGGCGGCGTCCTGGGGAAGAAACTGGAGCCCGTCATCCTCGACAACGCCAGCAAAGCCGAGGAAGCCATGAGCGTGGCCTCCAAACTGGTGGAGGAAGGGGTGGTGGCCATTCTAGGGCCGGCTACGACCGGGGCTACCAAGGCCTGCATACCCGTGGCCATGGATAACCAAATACCCCTTATCTCCCCGTCTGCTACGGCCCTGGACGTGACTTACGATCCTCAGGCCAAGAAGGTGCGCGACTTCATCTTCCGCACCTGCTTTACCGACCCGCCCCAGGCCATTGTAGGAGCCGAATTTGCCTTTAACGAGCTGGGGGCCAAAAAAGCTGCCATCCTTTACGATATCGGCAACGACTACAGCAAGGGCCTCTACCGGGTCTTTAAGGAAGAATTCACCAAGCTGGGCGGCGAAATCGTAGCCGAGGGTAGTTTCTCCGAAAACGACCAGGACTTCCGGCCCCTGTTGACCAGGGCTTCCCAGGCCGGGGCTGAGCTAATCTATGTGCCCGCCTATTACGGGCAGGTGGGTAAAATAATCGCCCAGGCCCGGGAACTGGGCATCCGGGTTCCCATGCTGGGGGCCGACGGCTGGGATTCCCCCGAGCTGGTTAACCTGGCCGGCGGGGCCGAGAATCTGAAAGACACCTACTTTACCAACCACTATTCACCCGCCGATCCCAGCGAAAAGGTCCAGGCCTTCGTGAAGGCGTATAAAGAGAAATACAACGCCGAACCCGATGCCTTTGCCGCCCTGGGATATGAAACGGCGCACATGCTAGCCGATGCCATTAAGCGGGCCGGCAAGGCCGATCCCGTGGCCATCAAAGATGCCCTGGCCGCGACCAAGGACTTTGAGGGGATAACGGGTCGCCTCAGCATGGATGCCAATCACAACCCGGTGAAGGAAGTATCCATTATTGCCATGGTAGACGGCAAGCAGACCCTGAAGACCAAGAAGATGGCACCTGAAGTTAAGGTAGATTAG
- the gyrA gene encoding DNA gyrase subunit A, whose protein sequence is MAAENTGIGTVLPVKIEEEMKRSYIDYAMSVIVGRALPDVRDGLKPVHRRILYAMYEANMTPDKPYKKSSRVVGDVLARYHPHGDAAVYESMVRMAQDFASRYPLIDGHGNFGSVDGDSPAAMRYTEARLSSLALAMLADIEKDTVDFIPNYDGTLKEPVVLPARFPNLLVNGSSGIAVGMATNIPPHNLGEIIDALVLLIENPEAGLKEIMTVVKGPDFPTGGVILGRDGIRNAYRTGRGNIRVRARAAVEALSGGRHQIVITELPYQVNKARLIETIAELVREKKIEGISDLRDESDRTGLRVVVELKRDAQPRVILNQLYKHTQMQDNFGVIMLALVDGRPQVLNLKQMLEHYLLHQKNIVTRRTRYLLNQAEARAHILEGLRIALQYLDAVIRTIRRSRDADSARRALMENFSLSEKQAQAILDMRLQRLTALEREKLEAEYREVQEKIAYYREVLASEAKVMGIVREELLEIKAKHADARRTQIVAEEEPLEAEDLVPEEDVVITISHRGYIKRLPADTYRSQRRGGRGIQALSTREEDFAEHLFVTSTHYYLLFFTNKGKVYQLRAHEVPEGSRQARGTALVNLIYVSPGERITAVIAVRDFEGDSYLFMATRQGVVKKTPLREYRTSRRDGIIALNLEEEDELIGVELTGGGDDILLATRQGKVIRFREEEVRGMGRAAHGVRGIRLEDGDAVVGMARVQPAQDLVLVTEKGFGKRTPLEEYPRQGRGGKGLIGMKVTAKTGPLVGLVVAGEEDELMLITAEGLLIRLNTADISRQGRYTQGVTLMRLEEKDRVMAVARVP, encoded by the coding sequence TTGGCGGCTGAAAATACGGGAATCGGTACAGTCCTGCCGGTTAAAATCGAAGAAGAGATGAAGCGCTCCTACATCGACTATGCCATGAGCGTCATTGTGGGGCGCGCCCTACCCGACGTCCGCGACGGGTTAAAACCGGTCCACCGCCGCATTCTTTACGCCATGTATGAGGCCAATATGACCCCCGACAAGCCGTACAAAAAATCGTCCCGCGTCGTGGGCGATGTGCTGGCCCGTTATCACCCCCATGGGGATGCTGCCGTGTACGAAAGCATGGTGCGCATGGCCCAGGATTTCGCCAGCCGGTATCCCCTTATCGACGGCCATGGAAACTTCGGCTCCGTGGACGGAGATTCTCCGGCCGCCATGCGGTATACCGAAGCCAGGCTTTCCAGCCTGGCCCTGGCCATGCTGGCGGATATTGAAAAGGACACGGTAGACTTCATCCCGAATTATGACGGCACCCTAAAGGAACCGGTGGTGCTGCCGGCACGATTCCCTAATCTCCTGGTGAACGGTTCGTCGGGAATTGCCGTAGGCATGGCCACCAACATCCCTCCCCACAACCTGGGGGAGATCATCGATGCCTTGGTACTCCTCATCGAAAACCCCGAAGCCGGCCTCAAGGAGATTATGACGGTGGTCAAGGGGCCTGATTTTCCGACGGGCGGGGTCATCCTGGGAAGGGACGGCATACGCAATGCCTACCGGACGGGACGCGGTAACATTAGGGTACGGGCCAGGGCAGCCGTGGAAGCCCTGAGCGGGGGTCGGCACCAAATTGTTATCACTGAGCTGCCCTATCAAGTTAACAAAGCCCGCCTCATCGAAACCATTGCGGAGCTGGTGAGGGAAAAGAAGATCGAAGGTATAAGCGACCTGCGGGATGAATCGGACCGCACGGGCCTGCGGGTGGTGGTAGAACTCAAGCGAGATGCCCAGCCCAGGGTGATCCTCAACCAGCTTTACAAGCACACCCAGATGCAGGACAACTTCGGCGTCATCATGCTCGCTCTGGTGGACGGACGGCCCCAGGTACTCAATCTAAAGCAAATGCTGGAGCACTACCTCCTCCACCAGAAAAATATAGTCACCCGGCGGACCCGTTATCTGTTAAACCAGGCCGAGGCCCGGGCTCATATCCTTGAGGGTCTGCGTATAGCCCTGCAGTATCTGGATGCCGTTATCCGGACCATCCGGCGCTCCCGGGATGCGGACAGCGCCCGAAGGGCCCTCATGGAGAATTTCTCTTTGAGCGAAAAACAGGCCCAGGCCATCCTGGATATGAGGCTCCAGCGGTTGACGGCCCTGGAAAGGGAGAAACTGGAGGCAGAATACCGCGAGGTCCAGGAAAAGATAGCCTACTACCGGGAGGTCCTGGCCAGCGAGGCAAAAGTAATGGGTATCGTCCGGGAGGAGCTCCTGGAAATCAAGGCTAAACACGCCGATGCCAGGCGCACCCAGATTGTGGCCGAAGAAGAACCCCTGGAAGCCGAAGACCTGGTTCCGGAGGAAGACGTGGTTATCACCATCAGTCACCGGGGGTACATCAAAAGGCTGCCTGCTGACACGTACCGGAGCCAGCGAAGGGGAGGGCGGGGCATCCAGGCCCTGTCCACCCGGGAGGAGGATTTTGCCGAGCACCTTTTCGTTACTTCTACCCATTATTACCTCCTCTTCTTTACCAATAAAGGTAAGGTGTACCAGCTCCGGGCCCACGAGGTGCCTGAAGGAAGCCGCCAGGCCCGGGGCACGGCCCTGGTCAACCTCATTTATGTGTCTCCGGGTGAGCGCATCACGGCCGTCATCGCCGTCCGGGATTTTGAAGGAGATTCTTACCTTTTTATGGCCACGCGGCAGGGCGTGGTGAAAAAAACGCCCCTGAGAGAGTACCGCACTTCCCGGCGGGACGGGATTATAGCCCTGAACCTCGAGGAGGAGGACGAGCTTATAGGAGTAGAGCTAACGGGGGGCGGGGACGACATCCTCCTGGCGACCCGACAGGGCAAGGTCATCCGGTTCCGGGAAGAGGAGGTCCGCGGCATGGGCCGTGCGGCCCACGGTGTCCGGGGCATCAGGTTGGAGGATGGAGACGCCGTTGTGGGCATGGCCCGGGTCCAGCCCGCCCAGGACCTGGTGCTGGTTACGGAAAAGGGCTTCGGTAAGCGTACTCCCCTAGAAGAATATCCCCGGCAGGGGCGCGGGGGCAAGGGGCTGATCGGCATGAAGGTTACGGCCAAGACCGGTCCCCTCGTAGGCCTAGTCGTTGCCGGGGAGGAGGACGAGCTCATGCTCATTACCGCCGAAGGACTCCTCATCCGCCTCAATACGGCGGACATTTCCCGTCAGGGGCGATACACCCAGGGGGTCACCCTCATGCGCTTAGAGGAAAAGGACCGGGTCATGGCCGTGGCCCGGGTACCATGA
- a CDS encoding ABC transporter ATP-binding protein, translated as MLVLNDVHVYYGAIHALKGVTLEVKEGEIVTLLGANGAGKSTTLKAISALIQPRSGEILFEGRPLHRLSPQEVVKMGISHVPEGRRIFANLTVLENLELGAYLRRERREVVSALEEVWRHFPRLKERQKQLAGTLSGGEQQMLAIGRALMMRPRLLLLDEPSMGLAPLLVKEIFSIIQEINRSGTTILLVEQNVHTALQVAHRGYVLETGRIVLSGTAEELSGSEEVKKAYLGG; from the coding sequence TTGTTGGTGCTTAACGACGTCCATGTCTATTACGGTGCCATCCATGCCCTGAAGGGCGTAACTCTGGAGGTGAAGGAAGGGGAGATAGTCACCCTCCTGGGAGCCAACGGAGCAGGCAAGAGTACCACCCTAAAGGCCATTTCTGCCCTGATCCAGCCCCGGTCCGGAGAGATCCTTTTTGAGGGCCGTCCCCTGCACCGCCTATCCCCCCAAGAAGTGGTCAAGATGGGTATTTCCCACGTGCCGGAGGGGAGGCGGATCTTTGCCAACCTGACGGTGCTGGAGAATCTGGAGCTGGGCGCTTACCTTAGGCGGGAGCGGCGGGAGGTGGTCTCCGCTCTGGAGGAAGTGTGGCGCCACTTTCCCCGCCTGAAGGAGCGCCAGAAACAGCTGGCCGGGACTCTATCGGGCGGCGAGCAGCAAATGCTGGCCATCGGCCGCGCCCTGATGATGCGCCCCAGGCTCCTGCTGCTGGACGAACCCTCCATGGGACTGGCTCCCCTGCTGGTCAAGGAGATCTTTTCCATAATCCAGGAGATAAACCGCAGCGGAACCACTATCCTTTTGGTGGAGCAAAATGTCCATACGGCCCTCCAGGTGGCCCACCGCGGGTACGTCCTGGAAACCGGTCGCATTGTCCTCTCGGGTACTGCCGAAGAGCTGTCGGGGAGCGAAGAGGTGAAAAAGGCCTACCTCGGGGGGTAA
- a CDS encoding glycoside hydrolase family 15 protein codes for MDRLLEKSVAILKEYQTDQGAFPAAPEFPPYKYVWLRDGTFIAYALDLVGEREAAGAFYTFMAKTIIRHSYKIHRARRAAEEKRPLEDEECLHTRYTLSGEEGQEPWGNFQLDGYGTYLWGLAAHLARQGRMEGLYRDVISLVTAYLCALWDCPCLDCWEEWGEYCHPSTWAALYGGLKAVLPWLEPPLEGQALAVLEVLPAKLKEEFRREGHFVKFAGRPEVDANLLWLGVPFGICSYDDPVFKTTVEKIEKELLGGGLKRYRADTYYGGGEWVLLTAWLAWYYRLQDREREARGLLEWVAAQADEEGRLPEQVPHNLNSPEHYTYWVQRWGPIARPLLWSHAMYIIAATQGPSGC; via the coding sequence GTGGACCGGCTTCTGGAGAAGAGCGTTGCCATCCTCAAAGAGTACCAGACGGACCAGGGTGCCTTCCCGGCGGCCCCGGAATTCCCTCCCTATAAGTACGTGTGGCTGCGGGACGGCACCTTCATTGCTTATGCCCTGGACCTGGTGGGAGAAAGGGAAGCGGCCGGGGCCTTTTATACCTTCATGGCTAAGACTATTATCAGGCACAGCTACAAAATCCACCGGGCCCGGAGGGCGGCGGAAGAGAAGCGGCCTTTGGAGGATGAAGAATGCCTCCACACCCGCTACACCCTCTCCGGTGAAGAAGGCCAGGAGCCGTGGGGAAATTTCCAGCTTGACGGGTATGGCACCTACTTGTGGGGCCTGGCCGCCCACCTCGCGCGGCAGGGCAGGATGGAAGGACTGTACCGGGACGTAATTTCCCTGGTGACCGCTTACCTCTGTGCCCTGTGGGACTGTCCCTGTCTGGACTGCTGGGAGGAATGGGGCGAGTACTGCCACCCTTCTACCTGGGCCGCCCTCTACGGGGGTTTAAAGGCGGTGTTGCCGTGGCTGGAGCCTCCCCTGGAGGGGCAGGCCCTGGCCGTCCTGGAGGTTTTGCCAGCTAAACTCAAGGAGGAATTCCGCCGGGAAGGACATTTTGTCAAGTTCGCCGGGCGGCCGGAGGTTGACGCTAATCTCCTGTGGCTGGGCGTGCCCTTCGGTATTTGCTCCTATGACGACCCCGTCTTTAAAACTACGGTGGAGAAAATAGAGAAGGAACTCCTGGGAGGAGGCCTTAAACGGTACCGGGCCGACACCTACTACGGCGGCGGGGAATGGGTGTTGCTGACGGCCTGGCTGGCCTGGTACTACCGCCTCCAGGACAGGGAACGGGAGGCCCGCGGGCTCCTGGAATGGGTAGCCGCTCAGGCCGATGAAGAAGGCCGGCTGCCGGAGCAGGTGCCCCATAACCTTAATTCACCGGAGCACTACACCTATTGGGTGCAGCGCTGGGGCCCTATAGCCCGACCCCTGCTGTGGTCCCACGCCATGTACATTATCGCGGCAACCCAGGGCCCCTCCGGTTGCTAA
- a CDS encoding branched-chain amino acid ABC transporter permease codes for MAELVQQLVNGLTLGSIYALIALGYTMVYGIIQLINFAHGDILMVGAYIAFFAVTVLKVGVVAALLLAVALCALLGVVIERIAYKPLRQAPRLAALITAIGVSLFLENGGLWLLGTDFRSFPPGTISNRTFALLGGAVRFTSMQLLILGVTVLIMIILQYIVHYTRVGKAMRAVAYDKEAAALMGINVDSVVSVTFALGSAFAAVAGVLWGLYYNTLHPLMGLMPGLKAFVAAVIGGIGLIPGAMAGGFFLGIVEALVSGYGSSELRDPVVFILLILVLLFRPAGLLGKDTVEKV; via the coding sequence TTGGCAGAGTTAGTGCAGCAGCTGGTGAACGGGTTGACCTTGGGCAGCATCTACGCCTTGATAGCCCTGGGTTACACCATGGTCTACGGCATAATCCAATTGATCAACTTCGCCCACGGCGACATACTGATGGTGGGCGCCTATATTGCTTTTTTTGCCGTTACGGTTCTCAAGGTAGGTGTAGTAGCGGCCCTGCTCCTGGCCGTGGCCTTGTGCGCCCTGCTGGGGGTAGTCATTGAGAGGATAGCCTACAAACCCCTGCGGCAGGCGCCCCGCCTGGCGGCCTTGATTACGGCCATCGGGGTTTCCCTCTTTCTGGAGAACGGGGGCCTCTGGCTCCTGGGGACGGATTTCCGTTCCTTCCCGCCCGGGACCATAAGCAATCGTACCTTCGCCCTCCTGGGAGGCGCCGTGCGCTTTACCAGCATGCAGCTCCTGATCCTGGGCGTCACCGTTCTCATTATGATAATACTCCAGTATATCGTCCATTACACTAGAGTGGGAAAGGCCATGCGGGCCGTGGCCTACGACAAGGAAGCGGCGGCCTTAATGGGCATTAACGTGGACAGCGTAGTTTCCGTTACCTTTGCCCTGGGTTCGGCCTTTGCGGCGGTGGCCGGGGTGCTGTGGGGCCTGTATTATAACACCCTTCACCCCCTCATGGGCTTGATGCCCGGCCTCAAGGCCTTCGTGGCGGCCGTTATCGGCGGAATCGGGCTTATCCCCGGAGCCATGGCCGGCGGCTTCTTCTTAGGAATAGTGGAAGCGCTAGTAAGCGGCTACGGCAGCAGCGAGCTCCGGGATCCGGTGGTCTTTATCCTGTTGATCCTGGTCCTGCTATTCCGCCCCGCGGGGCTGCTGGGCAAGGATACGGTAGAAAAAGTTTAG
- the pdxS gene encoding pyridoxal 5'-phosphate synthase lyase subunit PdxS — MAAAEKGTWTVKKGLAEMLKGGVIMDVTTPEQAKIAEEAGACAVMALERVPADIRAAGGVARMADPTVILRIMDAVTIPVMAKVRIGHFVEAQILEALGVDYIDESEVLTPADEEFHINKHAFKVPFVCGARNLGEALRRIGEGAAMIRTKGEPGTGNVVEAVRHMRMVMAEIRRLVNLPEEELMTYAKNIQAPYELVLETKKLGRLPVVNFAAGGIATPADAALMMQLGADGIFVGSGIFKSADPMKRARAIVAATTHYNDPHVLAEVSKDLGEAMPGIDIATLSQEQRMQERGW, encoded by the coding sequence GTGGCTGCAGCGGAAAAAGGCACGTGGACGGTAAAGAAGGGCCTAGCCGAGATGCTCAAAGGCGGGGTAATTATGGACGTCACCACCCCCGAGCAGGCAAAGATCGCTGAGGAGGCAGGCGCCTGCGCCGTAATGGCGCTGGAGAGGGTGCCGGCGGATATACGGGCTGCCGGAGGGGTGGCCCGCATGGCCGATCCGACTGTTATCCTGCGCATAATGGACGCGGTGACCATTCCGGTCATGGCCAAGGTCCGCATAGGCCACTTTGTGGAAGCGCAAATACTGGAAGCTTTAGGGGTAGACTATATTGATGAAAGCGAAGTTCTGACCCCGGCCGACGAGGAATTTCACATCAATAAGCACGCCTTCAAGGTGCCCTTCGTGTGTGGCGCCCGCAACCTGGGGGAGGCCCTGCGCCGCATAGGCGAAGGGGCGGCCATGATCCGGACCAAGGGCGAACCCGGCACGGGCAATGTGGTGGAAGCCGTGCGCCATATGCGCATGGTAATGGCCGAGATACGCAGGCTGGTCAACCTGCCGGAGGAAGAATTGATGACTTATGCCAAGAACATCCAGGCGCCCTATGAACTGGTGCTGGAGACCAAAAAACTTGGGCGCCTGCCAGTGGTGAATTTTGCCGCAGGAGGCATTGCAACGCCGGCGGACGCAGCCCTTATGATGCAGCTGGGGGCCGATGGAATCTTTGTGGGTTCGGGAATTTTTAAATCAGCCGATCCCATGAAACGGGCCCGGGCCATTGTGGCTGCCACCACCCATTATAACGATCCCCACGTCCTGGCAGAGGTTTCCAAGGACCTGGGCGAAGCCATGCCGGGCATTGACATTGCGACCTTGAGCCAGGAACAGCGGATGCAAGAACGCGGATGGTAA
- the pdxT gene encoding pyridoxal 5'-phosphate synthase glutaminase subunit PdxT, producing MLVGVLALQGAFREHMEKLEGCGAQGREIRKPHELEGVEALIIPGGESTTIGRLMVEFDLMEPIRRLGEEGMPIWGTCAGMVLLAKDIIDSQQPRLALIDMKVRRNAFGRQVDSFELDLTIPLLGEKPFRGVFIRAPYAEEVHPGVEVLATVDGKVVAVRQGKLLATAFHPELTGDVRFHRYFLNTVAS from the coding sequence ATGCTGGTAGGAGTACTGGCCCTGCAGGGAGCCTTCCGGGAGCACATGGAAAAATTAGAAGGGTGCGGCGCCCAGGGCCGCGAGATACGTAAACCCCATGAGCTAGAGGGAGTAGAGGCCCTGATCATTCCGGGAGGCGAGAGCACCACCATCGGCAGGTTGATGGTCGAATTTGACTTAATGGAACCCATACGCCGTCTAGGGGAAGAAGGTATGCCCATCTGGGGCACCTGCGCCGGCATGGTCCTGCTGGCTAAAGATATAATCGATAGCCAGCAGCCGCGCCTGGCCCTGATAGACATGAAGGTGCGGCGCAATGCCTTTGGGCGCCAGGTGGACAGCTTTGAGCTGGATCTGACCATCCCCCTGCTGGGCGAGAAGCCCTTTAGGGGGGTTTTCATCCGTGCTCCCTATGCGGAAGAAGTGCACCCTGGCGTCGAGGTACTGGCTACAGTGGACGGCAAGGTGGTGGCCGTCCGCCAGGGGAAACTTTTGGCTACGGCCTTCCATCCTGAGCTGACCGGCGATGTGCGCTTTCACCGGTATTTCTTGAACACCGTTGCCTCCTAG
- a CDS encoding branched-chain amino acid ABC transporter permease, with product MGYFRSKNIAIFLVIIAIYLAVDWLLKEDVISKFQEVNLMLLGINVILATSLNLIVGFTGQLALGHAGFMAIGAYVATIFTVKLGQPFVLALVAGSTAAALAGVLIGLPTLRLKGDYLAIATLGFGEIIRGLAVNIEYVGGAAGIMGIPRLTNWPWLYAMTVLTVAAIRNFLNSTHGRACLAVRENEIAAEAMGINTTYYKVLAFTTGAFFGGLAGGLYAHYFYLIQPATFSFLRSFDILVMVVLGGMGSLTGSVIAAAAITLVNALLQDLALLRMVIYAALLVAVMIFRPQGLMGNREFTLNWLRPRGGANRGTIGD from the coding sequence ATGGGTTATTTTAGGAGTAAAAATATAGCTATTTTTCTGGTTATAATTGCCATATATTTGGCCGTAGACTGGCTCCTTAAGGAGGACGTCATCAGTAAGTTTCAGGAAGTAAACCTCATGCTCCTGGGCATTAACGTTATCCTGGCCACCAGCCTGAACCTCATTGTAGGGTTCACCGGCCAGCTGGCCCTGGGGCATGCGGGTTTTATGGCCATCGGGGCCTATGTGGCCACCATATTTACCGTTAAACTGGGGCAGCCCTTTGTCCTGGCCCTGGTGGCGGGCTCTACGGCTGCCGCCCTGGCTGGGGTGCTCATCGGCCTGCCGACCCTGCGCCTAAAGGGGGACTATCTGGCCATCGCCACCCTGGGGTTCGGGGAAATAATCCGGGGTCTGGCCGTAAACATCGAATATGTCGGCGGGGCCGCAGGCATTATGGGCATACCGCGGCTCACCAACTGGCCCTGGCTCTACGCCATGACCGTCTTGACCGTGGCGGCCATCAGGAATTTCCTCAATTCCACCCACGGCCGCGCATGCCTGGCGGTGCGGGAGAACGAGATCGCCGCTGAGGCCATGGGCATTAACACCACTTATTACAAGGTCCTGGCCTTTACCACAGGAGCCTTCTTCGGAGGACTGGCGGGGGGTCTGTACGCCCATTATTTCTATCTCATCCAGCCTGCTACCTTTTCCTTCCTGCGGTCCTTCGACATCCTGGTTATGGTCGTCTTAGGAGGAATGGGGAGCCTGACCGGCTCGGTAATCGCGGCCGCGGCCATTACCCTGGTTAATGCTCTGCTGCAAGACCTGGCCCTCCTGCGCATGGTGATCTATGCCGCCCTGCTGGTAGCTGTTATGATCTTCCGGCCCCAGGGGCTCATGGGTAACAGGGAGTTTACCCTTAACTGGCTGCGGCCAAGAGGAGGCGCCAACCGTGGTACTATTGGAGACTAA